The following proteins come from a genomic window of Thermodesulfobacteriota bacterium:
- the miaA gene encoding tRNA (adenosine(37)-N6)-dimethylallyltransferase MiaA codes for MNWSTPAPRIIVLSGPTASGKSDLALSLALAFPVEIVNADSLQVYRHLDIGTAKPSPEERGRVPHHLIDVADPDEPYNAGRYVAEAREAIAGIVARGNVPLVVGGTGMYLRALLRGLDPVPADPAVRGELDRRWQEEGAAALHAELARIDPDTAARVHPSDRLRVVRALEIARVGGIPPSRARAAWGAGREMYRSLFLALWPDRESLYRRIDERTEGMFRRGLLNEVRWLLDRGYGRELKPLGGLGYRQAIAHLLDGIPLPEAVASTKRDTRRYAKRQITWLAAEPALVRLDPAGAVREAGHRINMFLS; via the coding sequence ATGAACTGGAGCACTCCCGCCCCCCGAATCATCGTCCTCTCAGGGCCAACCGCTTCCGGAAAGTCGGACCTTGCGCTCTCCCTCGCCCTCGCATTTCCCGTGGAGATCGTCAACGCCGACTCCCTGCAGGTGTACCGCCACCTCGACATCGGCACCGCCAAGCCCTCCCCGGAGGAACGCGGCCGGGTCCCCCATCACCTGATCGACGTGGCGGACCCTGACGAGCCGTACAACGCGGGACGATACGTGGCCGAAGCGCGGGAGGCCATCGCGGGGATCGTCGCCCGCGGGAACGTGCCGCTGGTCGTCGGGGGGACGGGGATGTACCTGCGAGCGCTGCTGCGGGGGCTCGACCCGGTTCCCGCGGACCCAGCGGTGCGCGGCGAGTTGGACCGCCGTTGGCAGGAGGAGGGCGCTGCGGCGCTTCACGCCGAGCTGGCGCGGATCGATCCGGATACCGCCGCCCGGGTCCACCCCTCCGACCGGCTCCGCGTCGTCCGGGCCCTGGAGATCGCCCGCGTCGGCGGGATCCCGCCCAGCCGGGCGAGGGCGGCGTGGGGCGCGGGGAGGGAGATGTACCGCTCCCTCTTTCTCGCCCTCTGGCCGGATCGGGAATCGCTGTATCGGAGGATCGACGAGCGTACGGAGGGGATGTTCCGCCGGGGACTGTTGAACGAGGTTCGGTGGCTCCTCGACCGGGGGTACGGAAGGGAGCTGAAACCGCTCGGAGGGCTCGGGTACCGGCAGGCGATAGCCCATCTGCTCGACGGGATTCCCCTCCCGGAGGCCGTGGCCTCGACGAAACGGGACACCCGCCGGTACGCGAAGCGCCAGATCACCTGGCTCGCGGCCGAGCCGGCCCTCGTCCGGCTCGATCCGGCGGGGGCCGTCCGGGAGGCCGGGCATCGGATCAATATGTTCTTGTCGTGA